The following DNA comes from Candidatus Liberimonas magnetica.
TAGGGTGCAGCCTTTGCATAAAAAACTGCCCGTTTGGCGCAATTGCGCTCGCAGAGCGGCCTGAACATCCTAAGAAACTGAAAGTTGCGGTCATAGACCTTCACAAATGCACGTTTTGCGGAGCTTGTATCGAAGCCTGCAAGAAATTCGACGCTATAAAACTGGTTAAAGAAGAACAAATAAAACTCGACATAGACCCTTCTCATTACAAAGGGCTCTGGGTCTATGCTGAACAAAGGCACGGGGAGATATCTCCTGTAGTTTTTGAACTTTTAAATGAAGGAAAAAGGCTGGCGCTAAAATTGAACGTTCCGTTGAGCGCAATCCTTATAGGCAGTAAAATCGAGGGAAAAGCTCCAGAGTTAATCGAACACGGCGCTGACAAAGTCTATGTTTATGATGACCCGGTTTTTCATGAATTTCAGGATGATTCGTACAGTGATATACTTGCACATTTGATAGAAACCGAAAAACCAGAAATTATCCTTATGGGCGCCACAAATATCGGCCGCTCTTTTGCTTCCAGGGTAGCGGCAAAGATAAGGACAGGGCTTACAGCTGACTGCACAGGCCTTGAGATCGACCCTGCTACAAAAAACCTGCTTCAAACACGGCCGGCTTTTGGCGGCAATATCATGGCAACCATCTTAACTCCCAGATACAGGCCGCAGATGGCAACAGTACGCCATAAAGTTTTTAAACCTGCACCGAGGGACTCTAACAAAAGGGGTGAAATAATAAAAAAGCAGGTTGATACCGCAAGGGTAATAAACCGTACAAAATTTATTGAATTTATTAAAGATACTACTGCAAAAGTTAACCTTTCAGACGCAGATATAATTTGCTCAGGCGGAAGAGGTTTGGGTAGACCCGAAGGTTTTAAAATAATCGAAGAACTTGCTGAATGCCTCGGGGGTGCAGTAGGTTCATCAAGAGCTGCAGTTGATGCCGGCTGGATACCCTATTCTCATCAGGTCGGGCAGACAGGCCGTACGGTAAGCCCAAAAATATATTTTGCCTGCGGTATTTCAGGCCAGATACAGCACCTGGTAGGCATGGGTTCTTCGGACATTATTGTTGCAATAAATAAGGATCCGCATGCACCTATGATGAAAGTGGCAACATATGCGATAGAAGGCGACTTATATGAAATAATACCATGGATAATCAAAGAAGTTAAAAAATCAAGAGGTATTGAAAGCTAAACACATTTATATTTGAATTAATTTTTAAAAACAACCATATTTTTAATGTGGTTGTTTTTATTTTTGTGCGCACGGCACGTGCGCACGCTTGGCGGTGAAAGTCCGCTACGGAGGTTGATAGTACCAACCGTTAGCTAAAGGCAAGGGTGTCCATTGTGAGGTGGAATCTGAAGGAAGCCGGAGGCAAAGTCCTGGTCTGAGGAACACGAACTGCAAGGGAGGCTTTACAAACTGGACGAGTTTGCA
Coding sequences within:
- a CDS encoding electron transfer flavoprotein subunit alpha gives rise to the protein MSNQIDVIAEKCIGCSLCIKNCPFGAIALAERPEHPKKLKVAVIDLHKCTFCGACIEACKKFDAIKLVKEEQIKLDIDPSHYKGLWVYAEQRHGEISPVVFELLNEGKRLALKLNVPLSAILIGSKIEGKAPELIEHGADKVYVYDDPVFHEFQDDSYSDILAHLIETEKPEIILMGATNIGRSFASRVAAKIRTGLTADCTGLEIDPATKNLLQTRPAFGGNIMATILTPRYRPQMATVRHKVFKPAPRDSNKRGEIIKKQVDTARVINRTKFIEFIKDTTAKVNLSDADIICSGGRGLGRPEGFKIIEELAECLGGAVGSSRAAVDAGWIPYSHQVGQTGRTVSPKIYFACGISGQIQHLVGMGSSDIIVAINKDPHAPMMKVATYAIEGDLYEIIPWIIKEVKKSRGIES